In a genomic window of Primulina huaijiensis isolate GDHJ02 chromosome 10, ASM1229523v2, whole genome shotgun sequence:
- the LOC140986266 gene encoding probable receptor-like protein kinase At5g24010, with protein MDVKFLQFLCLSLCNLVLLSSAFTPQDNYLINCGSSASAVVSDNRHFLGDASKNGSMYLSGGKSIALKNPNPSPKSSILYGTARVFTSASSYEFDVKNLGIHLVRMHFSPFISQNYDLKNGNFSVLANGVLLLSNFGADITVLKEFFLVVDKENLEILLKPSSDSDFAFVNAIEFFSAPKDFIIDAGGLALITSNGIQEFKQNISSQVLETVHRINVGGSKITPFNDTLWRYWIPDEDYLSLKTAAKIVTSNDPPNYQPGGATQENAPDNVYMTAQEMNRANGSLNFLFNITWDFPVLSEDDMFLVRLHFCDIVSIGLNSLYFNIYINGITAYKDVDLSVLAFHELATPYYIDFAVENAKKSNVMRISVGPSDLSNTLKKNAILNGVEIMRMVDFVALPKTSNKKHVGILVGSIAGGFFVLILVTTVIFFVCFKCKKRRVKPKPRRSESVGWTSLRGSSYAISEGTALTSPGPYGYYGLRIPFSDIQAATNDFDKTLVIGSGGFGTVYKGILKDNIKVAVKRGMPGSRQGVPEFQTEITVLSKIRHCHLVSLVGYCEEQSEMILVYEYMEKGPLRHHLYGTTLPHLSWKQRLEICIGAARGLHYLHTGSAQGIIHRDIKSTNILLDENYVAKVADFGLSRSGPCLDETHVSTGVKGSFGYLDPEYFRRQQLTDKSDVYSFGVVLFEVLCARPAVDPLLNRDQVNLAEWAMEWQKKGFIEQIVDCRLLDQIKPSSLKKFGETAEKCLAEYGVDRPTMGDVLWNLEHAYQLQTNELQTATDNILSDDTGAPRLVQVDPTSSGGVGQGGSGEGHSDISTTRVFSQLLTNEGR; from the coding sequence ATGGACGTGAAATTTCTTCAGTTTCTGTGTTTAAGTTTATGTAATTTGGTTCTTCTCTCGAGTGCTTTTACACCCCAGGATAATTACCTTATCAACTGTGGATCAAGCGCAAGTGCTGTAGTTTCTGATAACAGGCACTTTCTTGGGGATGCTTCGAAGAATGGTTCAATGTATTTGTCTGGAGGTAAATCTATTGCTCTAAAAAATCCAAACCCTTCTCCCAAGTCTTCTATTCTTTACGGCACAGCTAGAGTTTTCACTTCTGCTTCAAGCTATGAATTTGACGTCAAGAATCTTGGGATCCATTTAGTTCGGATGCATTTCTCTCCGTTTATTTCTCAGAATTATGATCTGAAAAATGGTAATTTTAGCGTTTTGGCAAACGGGGTTTTACTTTTGAGCAATTTTGGTGCTGATATTACTGTTCTTAAAGAGTTCTTCTTGGTGGTGGATAAAGAAAATCTTGAGATTTTGTTAAAGCCTAgtagtgattcagattttgcgTTTGTGAATGCAATTGAGTTTTTTTCAGCTCCCAAAGATTTTATTATTGACGCTGGTGGGCTAGCATTGATTACTTCTAATGGGATTCAAGAATTTAAGCAGAatatctcatcccaagttttaGAAACTGTTCATAGGATTAATGTTGGAGGGTCAAAAATAACACCGTTCAATGATACCCTTTGGAGATATTGGATCCCAGATGAAGATTATCTTAGCTTGAAAACTGCTGCAAAAATTGTTACTTCCAATGATCCGCCAAATTATCAACCCGGTGGGGCAACGCAGGAGAATGCCCCTGATAATGTGTATATGACTGCACAAGAAATGAACAGAGCTAATGGgagtttgaattttttgttcaaTATCACATGGGATTTCCCAGTTCtatctgaggatgatatgttcTTAGTCCGGTTACATTTTTGTGACATTGTTAGTATTGGACTTAACTCGTTGTActttaacatatatataaatgggATTACTGCGTATAAAGATGTTGATTTGTCTGTTCTTGCTTTCCACGAGCTCGCTACGCCTTATTATATTGATTTTGCGGTTGAAAACGCTAAAAAGTCAAATGTCATGCGTATTAGTGTTGGTCCTTCTGATTTGAGTAATACTTTGAAGAAAAATGCTATACTAAATGGAGTGGAGATCATGAGAATGGTGGATTTTGTTGCTTTACCGAAGACATCTAACAAGAAGCATGTGGGGATTTTGGTTGGTTCGATTGCTGGAGGATTTTTTGTGCTGATTTTGGTTACTACGGTGATTTTTTTCGTTTGTTTTAAATGCAAGAAAAGAAGGGTAAAACCAAAACCAAGACGTTCTGAAAGTGTAGGTTGGACTTCTCTCCGTGGTAGCTCGTATGCAATTTCTGAAGGAACCGCACTTACCTCTCCTGGCCCTTATGGATATTATGGTTTGAGGATTCCCTTTTCGGATATCCAGGCCGCCACAAATGATTTTGACAAGACTCTGGTTATTGGTTCAGGTGGTTTTGGCACCGTGTATAAAGGGATTCTTAAAGACAACATCAAGGTTGCTGTGAAGCGAGGCATGCCTGGTTCCAGGCAAGGAGTACCCGAATTCCAGACCGAAATTACCGTGCTGTCCAAGATTCGCCACTGCCATCTTGTTTCACTAGTGGGATATTGCGAAGAGCAATCTGAAATGATTCTTGTTTATGAGTATATGGAGAAAGGGCCGTTAAGACATCATTTGTACGGAACAACTTTACCACATTTATCATGGAAACAAAGGCTGGAAATATGCATTGGGGCAGCTAGGGGCCTTCACTATCTCCACACTGGTTCGGCTCAAGGTATCATCCACCGCGATATCAAATCAACCAACATTTTACTTGATGAAAACTATGTTGCTAAGGTGGCGGATTTCGGTCTCTCAAGATCTGGTCCATGCCTTGATGAAACTCACGTAAGCACGGGAGTGAAGGGTAGTTTCGGATATCTAGATCCTGAATACTTTCGGAGGCAGCAACTTACGGATAAATCGGATGTGTATTCATTTGGGGTTGTTCTTTTCGAGGTTTTATGCGCTAGACCAGCGGTTGATCCATTGCTTAACCGGGATCAGGTGAATCTAGCCGAGTGGGCGATGGAGTGGCAAAAGAAGGGGTTCATTGAACAAATCGTTGATTGCCGTTTACTAGACCAGATAAAACCGAGCTCATTGAAAAAGTTCGGAGAAACAGCTGAAAAGTGTTTGGCTGAATATGGGGTCGACAGGCCGACAATGGGGGACGTCTTGTGGAACTTGGAACACGCATATCAACTTCAAACAAACGAGCTACAAACTGCGACCGACAACATTTTATCTGATGATACAGGGGCTCCTAGGCTCGTTCAGGTCGATCCCACGAGCAGTGGAGGTGTTGGTCAGGGGGGTAGCGGGGAGGGTCATTCGGACATTTCAACGACTCGAGTTTTTTCCCAGCTTCTGACCAATGAAGGGAGATGA